The sequence GCTCAACGGGGTGGAACACGCCAACTTCTTCGAAACCCGCGCGACAGAATACTCAAAGGGCGCGACCCGCGGCGATTGGCAGCAGGTCTGGTCCAACTTCGACAGCCGCCGCAACGCCAAGGTTGTCACCGAAGCCGCCAACGAGGGCGAGGCGAGCGAGCCGGATATGTTCGGCGAGGGAGTTGCTGCGGAGTAACAGCTTGATATCATTGATATAATTGGATAGCCTCCGTGAAACCAACGGGTTTCGCGGAGGCTCTGTCTTTTTGAGCCCTCCCAGTTCTGGAGCTGGGCTAAATTGTACAACATTTCAGTGTTTATAAGCCACTCTTGGGCCTACTCTGAGCATTATAACACTTTGTCTGCATGGATTTTTGGCGAAAGTTGGAATGTCGGCGGAATACCAATAAACTTCCACGACACATCTGTTCCAAAAGAAAACGCCATCGATTACGCCAACAGCGATGAAGAGCTCCGCAATGCTATTTACGCAAGAATAAGGGTCTCGGATGTGGTTCTGATACCTACCGGAATGTATATTGATCACAGTAATTGGATTCAGAAAGAGCTTGAGGGATCATTTTATTACAAAAAGCCGATCCTGGCCGTAAGTCCTTGGGCCCAAGAAAAAAAGGCGTCGATAGTTGCCTCCGCTGCAAAATTGCAAGTTGGCTGGAGCAAGAATAGTGTCGTGACCGGCATCTGGCGGGCTAAAATGAACAATGGCGCATGAGATGGTCCTCTCCATTCCCCATCCGCACACGAAGACGCTAAGACCTGGCTCCTGACTGAACACTCGCGCTAAACCCGGCACAGCCACTGTGGAGCCGCGTTTTCCTACACGTGTACCGCCTGCTATGATCGCCACCGCTCTTTCCATCGTTAGTCCTCGCACCTGCGCCGGTTTTTTCTTTGCCACTTTGCGCAAATCCGCCCGGTTTCACGCGGTAGGCCGCAGAATTCCTGGGCTTTCGGCCTGTTGGAAGAAGCGGACTCAGTGTCAACTGTGTCAAGTCCAACGTCACGCTGCGCTTGCACCCGTCCCGCGATCCGCCATTATCGCGGCGAGCAACAGGGAAAGGAAGATTTTCGCATGAGCGCCTACCTCGTCTTCATCAAGGAACGCGAACACGATGCTGCTGCCATGGCCGAATATGGCGGCAAGGCTGGCCCTTCGCTGGCCGGGCATCCGGCCAAGCCACTGGTGCTCTATGGCGCGACCGAGACGCTGGAAGGGCCAGAAGCCAACAGCTGCGTGATCATCGAGTTCCCCGATATGGACGCCGCCCGTGCCTGGTACCACTCGCCTGCCTATCAGGAAGCCCGCAAGCTCCGCTTCCAGGGCGCCGATTACCGCGTGTTCCTGACCCAGGGGCTCTAGCCAGCGGACCTTTTGCCGGACGGCGGGGGTTCACCCGCTCCCGCCCACCGGGGCAAGAGGAGTTTCGCATGATCAAGCCCGCCGCCATCATGGCCCTGCCATTGTTCGCCCTGGCCGCCTGCAACAGCAATTCGCGTGACGCCGAGGATATCGCCGCCCGCCCCACCGCCGATGTCACCGCCAGCGACATCGCCACCGGCGCGGCGACCATGGTCCCGCCGGTCGGCAGCCCGGGTACGCCGAGCGACCGGACCCAGACCGGCGCCTCGCCCACGCCGGCGCCCACCGACGCCGGCCGCTCGGGCATCAACCGCACCACCGGCACCACCGGCTCGGGCGCCAACCGCCCCAATGCCGGTGCCACGACCCAGGCGATGCCGCAGGAGTAGGGTACTGGCCCGGCGCCTCGGCTTCGGGTAGGGGCACGGCATGGATAGCCCGCACCCCGCCACCGCCTTCAAGATCCTGACCGCCGAGCAATGGGCCCAGTTCGATGCTGACGGCGTGTTCCGCGGCGCGCCGGTCGATCTGGCCGATGGCTATATCCACCTCTCTGCGGCGGACCAGCTGCAGGGCACGCTCGACAAGCACTTTGCCGGGCAGCAGGACCTGGTGATCGCCGAGGTGGACCTGAGCGTGCTGGGCGAAGCGATCCGCTGGGAAGTCTCGCGCGGCAATGCCCTGTTCCCGCACTGCTATGCCGACTTGCCGATGGGCGCAGTGCTGAAGTTAGAGCGCCGCTAGCGCCGCCAGGCCAGCGCCGGCAGCAGTGCGAACAGCGCCTGGCCGGCCAGCCCCAGTGCACCGGCCGGCGTGGCCAGCGCCGCCAGCCAGGCTCTCGCACCCTGCCCGAACAGGGCCATGCCCAGCGCCAGCTCGAGCGCCATCAGCAGGACAAAGGCGATCAGGCCCGCTAGCAGCGCGGCGCGGCGGCTTGGCAAGGGGCGGCGCGCGGCCAGCCGCCGGGCCAGCCACCAGCTCGCCCCCAGCATCACCGGCAGCTCCAGCGCCACCGCCGCCAGGTGCCCGACCGCCGGGGCCAGCCACAGCGTGCGCACCGTGCCCAGCACGAACCCCAGCGCAAAGATCGCCGCCAGGTAGATCAGGGCATGGCGCAGCACGGGCATGGCGTCAGGCTAGCAGCCTTGCCCGGCGCTGTCGCGCTGCTAGGCTGCGCACCGCACCGTGCCCATGGAGCAGACGCGATGAACTATGCCTTCTGGATTGCCATCCTGGTCGTCTTTATCGCGGTGGCTCCGGCCATCTTCAGCAACCTCCGCCGCAGCCACAAGGGCGGCGGCAAAAGCAGCGGCGATGCCGGGCCAACCGCTACGAGCACGAGCGACCGCGATCGCGATGATGGCGATGCCGGTGACAGCGATGGCGGCGGCGGAGACGGCGGCGGCGGGGATTAACCCGCCTTGCGCAGCGGTTCCGCCTCGGCCTCTGGCACCAGGGCCTGCGGCTGGTCGAGCCAGATGCCGCGCGTATCGTAGACCTGCTTGTCGGCGCGTTCGGCCAGCGGCACGGCCTTGAACTGGTCATGGTCAACCAGGACCAGCAGGATCTCGGCCTGCTCAAGCGCGGTGTCGAGGTCGATCAGCGCTGCATCCGTGCCGGCGAACTCGCGGGGGAGCTCGGCCGCATAGGGCTCGACTACCTTGATACGGGCGCCGAACTTGCGGGCAAGGGTAGCCGCCACCAGCCGTGCCGGGCTTTCGCGGAAATCGTCGATGTTGGCCTTGAAGGCCAGGCCAAGGCAGGCGACGCGGGCATGGGGGTTGGCCGCGATCAGTGCTTCGGCGCGGGCGATGACGTGGTGGATCTTGCC comes from Novosphingobium ginsenosidimutans and encodes:
- a CDS encoding TIR domain-containing protein, translated to MYNISVFISHSWAYSEHYNTLSAWIFGESWNVGGIPINFHDTSVPKENAIDYANSDEELRNAIYARIRVSDVVLIPTGMYIDHSNWIQKELEGSFYYKKPILAVSPWAQEKKASIVASAAKLQVGWSKNSVVTGIWRAKMNNGA
- a CDS encoding DUF1330 domain-containing protein; amino-acid sequence: MSAYLVFIKEREHDAAAMAEYGGKAGPSLAGHPAKPLVLYGATETLEGPEANSCVIIEFPDMDAARAWYHSPAYQEARKLRFQGADYRVFLTQGL
- a CDS encoding DUF952 domain-containing protein, with the translated sequence MDSPHPATAFKILTAEQWAQFDADGVFRGAPVDLADGYIHLSAADQLQGTLDKHFAGQQDLVIAEVDLSVLGEAIRWEVSRGNALFPHCYADLPMGAVLKLERR